A DNA window from Onthophagus taurus isolate NC chromosome 1, IU_Otau_3.0, whole genome shotgun sequence contains the following coding sequences:
- the LOC111419739 gene encoding NHP2-like protein 1 homolog encodes MVEEVNPKAYPLADATLTTKILNLVQQAMNYKQLRKGANEVTKTLNRGISEFIVMAADTEPLEILLHLPLLCEDKNVPYVFVRSKQALGRACGVSRSVIACSVTINEGSQLKPQITTIQQEIERLLV; translated from the exons atg GTTGAAGAAGTAAATCCAAAAGCGTATCCATTGGCTGATGCCACTCTTACCACGAAAATTTTGAACCTCGTTCAACAAGCGATGAATTATAAACAACTCCGTAAAGGCGCTAACGAAGTCACGAAAACTTTGAATCGGGGAATATCGGAGTTTATTGTAATGGCTGCCGATACAGAACCGTTGGAAATTTTGTTGCATTTACCTTTACTATGTGAAGATAAAAACGTTCCTTATGTATTTGTTAGGTCAAAGCAAGCTTTAGGAAGAGCTTGTGGCGTTTCAAGATCGGTTATTGCGTGTAGTGTGACAATAAATGAAGGGTCACAACTAAAACCGCAAATCACTACGATTCAACAAGAAATCGAAAGATTATTAgtgtaa
- the LOC111419743 gene encoding COP9 signalosome complex subunit 1: MPQSVPNVMFQNAVEPMQVDAPPEDNDNNEEETYIVENPTLDLEVYANSYVGLAKLYRLIYIIDHCPSLRLEALKMAISYVMTTFNVTMYQVLHQKLAEVTSTNALPDVAAQSTSQDIPVMDTMWIDNKSKKAALKLEKLDNDLKNSKSNSIKESIRRGHDDLGDHYLDYGDLSNALKCYSRSRDYCTSGKHVVNMCLNVIKVSVYLQNWSHVLSYVSKAENTPDFLEPSTKDSNLMILTKLKCAAGLAELATKKYKSAAKHFLQANLDHCDFHELMSPNNIAMYGGLCALATFDRHELQKNVIFSSSFKLFLELEPQLRDIIFKFYESKYASCLKLLDEIKDNLLLDMYIAPHVNTLYTQIRNRALIQYFSPYLSADMRKMATAFNRTVPALEDELMQLILDGQIQARIDSHNKILFAKDVDQRSTTFEKSLQMGKEYQRRTRMLILRAAVLKNKIHVKSPQRDTTSQSTDLAVASGTTSVISARN; the protein is encoded by the exons ATGCCACAATCCGTTCCAAACGTGATGTTTCAA AACGCGGTAGAACCGATGCAGGTTGATGCCCCTCCTGAAGACAATGACAATAACGAAGAAGAGACCTATATTGTTGAAAATCCAACGTTAGATTTGGAAGTGTATGCAAATAGTTATGTGGGGTTAGCAAAATTATACAGACTCATTTACATCATTGATCATTGCCCATCATTAAGACTTGAAGCTTTAAAAATGGCAATATCATATGTTATGACAACCTTTAATGTAACAATGTATCAAGTACTTCATCAAAAATTAGCTGAGGTAACGAGCACAAATGCTTTACCCGATGTTGCGGCCCAATCTACATCTCAAGATATCCCAGTAATGGATACAATGTGGattgataataaatcaaaaaaggcTGCTTTAAAATTAGAGAAGTTAGACAATGATTTAAAGAATTCGAAATCAAATTCAATTAAAGAAAGCATCAGAAGAGGTCATGACGATTTAGGTGATCATTATTTAGATTATGGAGATTTATCGAACGCCCTTAAATGTTATTCCCGATCAAGGGATTATTGTACGAGTGGAAAACATGTTGTAAATATGTGTTTGAATGTGATTAAAGTATcagtttatttacaaaattggTCGCATGTGCTTAGTTATGTTTCTAAAGCTGAAAATACACCAGATTTTTTGGAACCTTCAACAAAAGATTCTAATCTAATGATTTTGACAAAACTTAAATGTGCAGCGGGATTAGCTGAATTagctacaaaaaaatataaatcggccgcaaaacattttttacaagcCAATTTAGATCATTGTGATTTCCACGAATTGATGTCCCCAAATAATATCGCAATGTACGGCGGTTTATGTGCTTTAGCAACATTCGATAGAcacgaattacaaaaaaacgtcaTCTTTAGTAGttcattcaaattatttttggaattaGAGCCTCAATTGAgagatataatatttaaattttacgaATCAAAATACGCTTCATGTTTAAAACTTTTGGatgaaattaaagataatttattattggatATGTATATCGCCCCTCACGTTAACACTTTGTATACTCAAATAAGAAACAGGGCtttaatacaatattttagTCCGTATTTATCGGCGGATATGCGGAAAATGGCCACGGCTTTTAATCGAACCGTTCCTGCTTTAGAAGATGAATTAATGCAACTTATTTTGGATGGGCAAATTCAAGCGAGAATCGATTCTCataataagattttatttgCTAAAGATGTCGATCAGAGGAGTACTACTTTCGAGAAGAGCTTACAAATGGGGAAGGAGTATCAAAGAAGGACGCGTATGTTGATTCTAAGAGCTGCagttttaaagaataaaattcatgttaag agcCCACAAAGAGATACGACAAGTCAAAGTACCGATTTAGCTGTAGCTTCAGGTACAACTTCAGTTATTTCAGCGAGGAATTAA